TTTAACGAAGGCTTTTAACGAACATAGTCACGTGTCATTTTTAATTGACACTTGTGTGGCCGCCGAGGATTTTAAGGCCCTGATTGCGTTTGTGAGTGATCATCGAGTGGAACTTTTGGCGGCTTGTGGAATAAAATCGTAATTTACAATTTTAACTATTATGCACATAAAAAAAATAACCGAAGATTTGGATTTATACAGCACCTTTTGGGAATTAACTCAGACCTATGAGGACGTTTGTACCACCAAGATCCAAAGCATTCGCGAAAAAATCTTTGGGACTCGAACTTATATTGACGGCCTTTACGAGGTCTTTAATCAGTTACGATTGTCGCATCAATACGGCCCGGTCAAGAAGACCGCCACACCAATCGCGGCCTCACACGTCCTGGTTCTTTTAACCTCCAACCGCCGTTTTTCCGGTAAAATTACCAAATTGGTCTTTAGCCAATTTTTAGAGGCCTATCGCAAAGGTGGCGCAAAAGTCATTGTGATCGGAAAAATTGGCCGCCATTTAATCGGTCAACAGTCACCAAAAATTCCGGCCACTTGTTTTGAAGTCCCGGAAGAAAAGATCGCAATTTCCGACCTGCAACCGATCTTAAACGAAATCAATAAATATCAAACTGTCGATGTTTTTTACGGCCGTTTTATCAATTTAGTTAAGCAGCTGCCACTACAATACAATTTAGCCGGTGATTATGAGGCTTTAAAGGCCTTGGCTCCGGAAAGCCGTGAAACGCCGACCAGTTACATTTTTGAACCCAGTCTGCCTAAAATCCAGAATTTTTTTGAAACCGAATTACTTACTTCTTTCTTTCGTCAAAATATTAACGAATCCCATTTGGCTAACCTTGGCTCCCGGGCCATGAAAATGGAGGAGAGCAGCGTTACGATTAGCGAGCGGGTAAAGATTCTAAACGCCGCTTTGCGCGTGGCGACGCGCGATTACGAAAACCGTAAACAACTAAACATGCTTCCGGCGATTTTTTATGGTAACTTTAACTGATCGGGAATTTTCAATTTGAAATTTCAAATTAGTTAGGTAATTAAACTTATGGTTTCTACTTTAAACTCAAGTAAAAATACAGGCCACGTCATCGGCGTTCGCAGCCAGATTGTGGAGGTGGAGTTTAGCGGAGAAAGTCCTAGGATTCACGACATTTTATTGGGAGTGACTAAGTCGGAAATAATGCTTGAGGTCTCTGCTTCCGCCACCGCTACCTCTTTTTACTGTCTTTCACTGGGTGACACTACCAGCATCTGCCGCGGCGACCAGGTGGCTCCTCGGGGCTCGGGTCTAACTATTCCTTCCGGGGCGGGGGTTTTGGGGCGAGTCTTTGATATTTTTGGCCGGCCGCACGACGGTCTGCCCGAATTGTCACTTACCGATAATTGCACAATTGATTTGTCTGCCGCTGAGCAGTTTAAAACCGCCGGTCGGCCGTTTGAGGTCCTGGAGACGGGCATTAAAGCGGTTGACTTTTTTTCGCCGGTT
This sequence is a window from candidate division WWE3 bacterium. Protein-coding genes within it:
- a CDS encoding F0F1 ATP synthase subunit gamma; amino-acid sequence: MHIKKITEDLDLYSTFWELTQTYEDVCTTKIQSIREKIFGTRTYIDGLYEVFNQLRLSHQYGPVKKTATPIAASHVLVLLTSNRRFSGKITKLVFSQFLEAYRKGGAKVIVIGKIGRHLIGQQSPKIPATCFEVPEEKIAISDLQPILNEINKYQTVDVFYGRFINLVKQLPLQYNLAGDYEALKALAPESRETPTSYIFEPSLPKIQNFFETELLTSFFRQNINESHLANLGSRAMKMEESSVTISERVKILNAALRVATRDYENRKQLNMLPAIFYGNFN